A single genomic interval of Camelina sativa cultivar DH55 chromosome 11, Cs, whole genome shotgun sequence harbors:
- the LOC104726459 gene encoding uncharacterized protein LOC104726459, giving the protein MAKLSFKESLKALEADIQHANTLALDHPREKDGARVQMRLSYSPAAHFFLFLVQWTDCHLAGALGLLRVLIYMTYADGKTTMSVYERKASIREFYAVIFPSLLQLQRGITDLEDRKQKEVCSTRYRKKDESEKCELSKIEVEREEECGICLEMNSICMVVLPNCTHSLCIKCYRDWRGRSQSCPFCRDSLKRVDSGDLWMFLDQTDTVNLTAITRENQKRLFDYIEKLPLVVPDQMYASSPHDCHLR; this is encoded by the exons ATGGCGAAGTTGTCTTTCAAGGAATCTCTAAAAGCTCTTGAAGCTGATATCCAACACGCTAACACACT AGCTTTAGATCATCCTAGAGAGAAGGATGGAGCGCGTGTTCAGATGAGATTATCTTACAGCCCGGCtgctcatttttttctttttcttgtacaATGGACTGATTGTCACCTCGCTGGTGCCCTCGGTTTGCTCAGAGTTCTTATCTATATG ACTTATGCGGATGGAAAGACCACAATGTCGGTTTACGAAAGAAAAGCCAGCATAAGAGAgttttatg CTGTGATATTTCCGTCGTTGTTACAACTCCAAAGAGGTATTACAGACCTAGAAGACCGCAAACAGAAAGAAGTCTGCAGTACGAGATACAGAAAGAAGGATGAGAGCGAAAAGTGTGAGCTCTCGAAGATTGAGGTCGAGAGGGAAGAAGAATGTGGAATCTGTCTGGAGATGAACAGCATATGCATGGTCGTGCTTCCCAACTGTACTCATTCTTTATGCATCAAGTGTTACCGCGATTG GCGAGGGAGATCACAGTCATGCCCTTTCTGCAGAGACAGCCTGAAAAGAGTAGACTCGGGTGATCTCTGGATGTTTTTGGACCAAACCGATACAGTGAATCTCACTGCGATCACTAGAGAGAATCAGAAACGGTTGTTTGATTACATTGAGAAGCTACCGCTCGTGGTTCCAGACCAAATGTATGCGTCTTCTCCTCACGATTGTCATCTGAGGTAA
- the LOC104726460 gene encoding LOW QUALITY PROTEIN: uncharacterized protein LOC104726460 (The sequence of the model RefSeq protein was modified relative to this genomic sequence to represent the inferred CDS: deleted 1 base in 1 codon) — translation MKISEVLILLLVLGRIIKVEHRCEYLKREEEEYDETKKKKREGPWCLQSFSEKGVYSWRFLQIFSR, via the exons ATGAAGATCAGCGAAGTACTAATCTTGCTGTTG GTGTTGGGGAGGATAATTAAAGTGGAGCATCGTTGTGAATacttaaagagagaagaagaggaatatgatgagacaaagaagaagaagagagaa ggcCCGTGGTGTCTGCAGAGCTTTTCAGAGAAGGGAGTGTACTCGTGGAGATTCTTGCAAATTTTCTCACGATGA
- the LOC104726461 gene encoding probable NAD(P)H dehydrogenase (quinone) FQR1-like 3 has protein sequence MAVTKIYIVYYSLHGHVETMAREVLRGANSVPEVEATLWQVPETLPEKILEKVKAVPRPDDVADIRPEQMAEADGFMFGFPSRFGVMASQVMTFFDNTSGLWTTQALAGKPAGIFWSTGFHGGGQELTALTAVTKLAHHGMIFVPLGYTFGKSMYEMGEVKGGSPYGSGTYAADGSREPTELEIQQANYHGKYFAGIAKKLKKRSTA, from the exons ATGGCTGTCACCAAGATTTATATAGT GTACTATTCCTTGCACGGCCATGTTGAGACAATGGCACGCGAGGTACTCCGAGGAGCCAACTCTGTTCCAGAAGTGGAAGCAACACTATGGCAAGTGCCAGAGACATTACCAGAGAAAATACTGGAGAAAGTGAAGGCTGTTCCAAGACCGGACGATGTAGCGGATATTCGACCAGAACAAATGGCGGAAGCTGATGGATTCATGTTTGGGTTTCCTTCTAGGTTTGGAGTGATGGCATCACAGGTCATGACTTTCTTTGACAATACAAGTGGTCTCTGGACTACACAGGCTCTCGCTGGGAAGCCTGCTGGAATCTTCTGGAGTACGGGTTTTCACGGTGGAGGCCAAGAACTCACTGC ACTGACGGCAGTGACAAAACTGGCTCATCACGGGATGATATTTGTACCGTTAGGGTACACATTTGGTAAAAGCATGTACGAGATGGGAGAGGTGAAAGGTGGTTCGCCGTATGGGTCAGGGACTTATGCAGCTGATGGCTCACGCGAGCCAACTGAGCTGGAGATTCAGCAGGCGAATTACCATGGTAAGTACTTTGCTGGAATAGCCAAGAAACTCAAGAAACGTTCTACTGCCTAG